TTTGCTATCAAAAACACACTACCTTTGATTCTAGGGCTGTTAGAAGGTGTTGTTATGACTACCTATGTACCCGCAAATCCTTCCGAAGATGCGATTGCTAATCCTGCCCATGATATTGTAGACGCACAAACTACAGATTGTTGCATTGTGGGTGGTGGCCCAGCTGGGGCTGTTCTAGCTTTGCTACTAGCGCGTCAAGGTATTCCAGTAATCCTATTAGAAGCACATAAGGACTTTGACCGCGATTTTCGGGGTGACACAATTCACCCATCGGTGATGCAAATTATGGAGGAATTGGGCTTGGCTGAACGCTTGCTACAGCTTCCCCATGCCAAGATGCGTCAAATTCGGGTTAAAACTCCTCAAAATACTGTTACATTAGCAGATTTTAGTCACCTGAAAACGCGCTACCCCTACATCGCAATGCTTCCCCAGGTGAAATTCCTGGAGTTCATTACCCAAGAAGCGCAAAAATATCCAACTTTTCAGCTGGTGATGGGTGCAAATGTGCAGGAACTAATTGAGGAAAATGGGGTAATTCAAGGTGTCCGCTATCGAGGAGGAGGAGGCTGGCACGAAATCCGGGCAGTACTGACAGTTGGCGCAGACGGACGCCATTCACGATTACGACACTTGGGTGGTTTCGAGTCAATTGAAACTTCGCCGCCGATGGATATCCTGTGGTTTCGCCTACCGCGGCAACCAGAAGACGCTGAGGGTGGTATGGGGCGAATCGGTCAAGGTCATATTGTGGTTATGCTTGACCGTGGTGAAGAATGGCAAATGGGCTATGTTATCCCCAAAGGAGGTTATCAGCAACTGCGATCGGCTGGTTTAGAGAAATTAAGAGAATCTATTGTTGATGTAGTCCCAGAATTAAGCAGTCGCATCCACAAACTACATGATTGGTCACAGGTAGCCTTTCTCTCAGTGGAATCCAGCCGCGTCAAACACTGGTATCGTCCGGGATTGTTACTCATCGGTGACGCTGCTCATATAATGTCCCCTGTGGGTGGCGTGGGCATTAACTACGCAATTCAAGATGCTGTCGTGGCGGCAAATGTACTTAGCCAACCGCTGAAGAACCGACAAGTAGAACTCAGTGATTTAGCAAAAGTACAGCGTCAGCGGGAGTTGCCTACACGTATCATTCAGGCATTTCAGACTTTGATCCAAAAGCAAATATTCACCCCGATTCTCACCTCAAACCGCACCTTTCAACCACCTTTTTTCTTGCGCTTGCCCATCTTGCGGGACTTTCCAGCACGGTTAATTGCTTTGGGTGTGTTTCCAGTTCATGTGCAAACGTAAACGTAGAGACGTTGCAATGCAACGTCTCTACACAGGTTGTTGGCGATGCTAATTATCTTCTGTGTGATGGAAATTTTTCCTTTAGGATTAGTCTTTATCTATGATTAATGGTACAATTATACTACTCTCATGCAGAATTCAATGCTCATTCCAGTCAGGCGGAGGTGATGAACAGTATCTCGGATGCTGTTCAAAGCGATCGCTTGGCTTTT
This region of Nostoc sp. UHCC 0302 genomic DNA includes:
- a CDS encoding FAD-dependent oxidoreductase, with translation MTTYVPANPSEDAIANPAHDIVDAQTTDCCIVGGGPAGAVLALLLARQGIPVILLEAHKDFDRDFRGDTIHPSVMQIMEELGLAERLLQLPHAKMRQIRVKTPQNTVTLADFSHLKTRYPYIAMLPQVKFLEFITQEAQKYPTFQLVMGANVQELIEENGVIQGVRYRGGGGWHEIRAVLTVGADGRHSRLRHLGGFESIETSPPMDILWFRLPRQPEDAEGGMGRIGQGHIVVMLDRGEEWQMGYVIPKGGYQQLRSAGLEKLRESIVDVVPELSSRIHKLHDWSQVAFLSVESSRVKHWYRPGLLLIGDAAHIMSPVGGVGINYAIQDAVVAANVLSQPLKNRQVELSDLAKVQRQRELPTRIIQAFQTLIQKQIFTPILTSNRTFQPPFFLRLPILRDFPARLIALGVFPVHVQT